TATGGATGGGTGGGGCAACTATGCTGGCTTTTGGACTGGGAACCCTGCCCACTATGCTAGGTGTAGGCATCTCCACATCGTTGGTAAGTAAAGACAAGCGCAGTCAGTTATTTCGATTAGGCGGTTGGGTGACACTCACCATTGGCATCATTACCCTGCTACGGACTGGTGACACAATGGTAGATTACACCGGGCACACCGCTTTATTCTGCTTAATATTGGCGTTAATTGCGCGTCCTATTAGTGGGTTGTGGGCTTCACCATTGCGTTATCGCCGCGCCTTGGGGGTGGGATCTTTTGTGCTTTCTGTGGTTCACACCTTCCACATGATAGAACACTCATTGCAATGGAATTTTGCCGCCTTTTCTTTTATGCCGCCAGAATTTCAGTGGGGTATGGCTGCGGGTGCTGTAGCATTAGTATTAATGTCCCCCGCCGCTTTAACGAGTTGGGAATCGTTGCAGAAATCTTTGGGCAAGCGTTGGCGACAGATTCATCTATTGGGTGTGCCAGCCTTGCTCTTGAGTGCTATTCATGCTGTGTTGATTGGTTCCCATTACCTGGGTTCCTTGCAATCAACTTGGGGAAATAACTTAGCGGCAGTACTGATGGGAATTTTTACCCTCAGTGTCTTACTAGTGCGTTCGCGTTTTTTTTGGTCAAAGTTAGCCGTAGAAAAGTTTTATGTCCCCCCAACAAAATCGCGGTAAATTATCCTTGTTCTCTGGCTCAATCCCAATGAGTCAAAAACAGAGGCATCACCTACTCAAAGGCATTTCTTGGAAGAGTCAAGGAACAATAAAGTATTTATTATTCCTGAGTTTCTTAGTTATATCAGTCACTAATCCTTACCCTGCATCTGCTCATAAAGTGGAAGTTGCTGGAGATGTTGGTGGCACACTCCACATTGAGCCAAATGATAATCCTCGGGCTGGAGAACCCTCCCAAGTCTGGTTTGCGGTTACTCGCAGAGGCGGAAAGGTGATTCCCTTGGCACAGTGTAATTGTCGGTTGGCTGTTTATGCTGAACCTTATGCAACCGGAGAGCCTGCACTGCTAGAACCACGCTTAGAAGCTGTAGCAGCCGAACGTTATCAAGGTATTCCAGGTACAGAAATTATCTTTCCCAAACCAGGTATTTATGAGTTGCAACTAAATGGTAAACCAGTCTCTGGGGAAAGATTCAAACCTTTTAAGTTCAAATTTGAAGTTACTGTAGCAGGCGGTTCTACACAAAATACACAAATTCAGCGAGATGTCAATGGTGATTTAGTAGAGGGTGAATCTCAGAAATTACCAATTTGGGCGATCGCACTGTCAATCTTCGGATTTATCGGCATCTTAGTTGTCGTATTGCGAAACATGAGAGGAGGTGGGGAGTAGGGAAGAAGCAGAGGGGCAGGGGGCAGGAGGCAGGAGGCAGGAGGCAGGAGGACAAGGTGGCTTGAGTGAGAACTTACAACAAGTCTTTCCCCATTCCCCATTCCCCTTTTCCTACTTATGTCGCTTTTGATGCCACTGCCACGCATGAGCGACAATATCTTCGATGGATGGATACTGAGGTTGCCAGCCTAAGATTGTTCTGGCTTTCTCGCTAGTGCCAATGAGAATTGGGGGATCTCCGGGACGGCGATCGTGTTCTTCTACTGGTATCGAAGTTCCTGTCACTTGTTCGGCGGCGGCAATTACTTCTCTGACGGAGAAGCCGCTACCATTGCCCAAATTAAAAACTTCGCTATCGCCACCTTTTAATAAATATTCCAATCCCAAAATATGGGCATCTGCTAAGTCGTTAACATGAATATAATCACGAATACAAGTACCATCGGGCGTGGGGTAATCGGTGCCGAAAATTGAGATGGATTTTCGTTTGCCTAAAGCTGTCATTAGCACTAAGGGAATCAAATGGGTTTCTGGGTTGTGATCCTCGCCGAGTAAGCCATTGGGATTAGCACCAGCAGCATTAAAATAGCGGAAACGCACTGATTGAAAACCATAAGCAACATCAAAATCAGAAAGAATCCGCTCTACCATCAGCTTTGTAGCGCCATAAGGATTAATCGGGTTTTGGGGATGGTTTTCTGGAATCGGTACAAATTCTGGCACGCCGTAGGTAGCACAGGTAGAAGAAAAGACAAATTTCTTTACAGATGCTGTCAGCATCGCTTCTAACAGGGTCAAAGTACCAACAACGTTATTGCGGTAGTATTTAGCCGGGTCAGTTACTGATTCTCCTACGTAGGCGTAGGCAGAAAAGTGCATCACAGCAGCAATATCGCGGGTTTTAAATAGGTGATCTAGCAAGGCGCGATCGCCTGTATCCCCTACTACCAGTTCTACCTGTAAAATCTTTTCTACCAGGTCACGATGCCCATAGACCAGATTATCAAGGATGACAACGTTATAACCCGCTTGCTTCAAAGCTAGCACCGTATGAGAACCAATGTATCCAGCTCCCCCCGTAACCAAAATGGTAGGCTTTCCAGACGACATAGTTTTTCCTTTTAAGTGGATTACTCAATTAATTTAGTTTACCGGTGCCACATTACTCTTCTGGAAAATTATAAATAATAGACGCAGTGTTAAAAATTTGAACTAAAATCACTACGACGGTAGTCTTTGGGTGTGAGGTTTGAAGTATTTTAAGTCAAACAGTACGATTACAATTTGACAATAAAATAAATCCATTTCCCGAAACCTCTAGGTTGACCCTTATGGGTGACGCTTCTAGCGTCGCGGCTAAGAAGTCACTAGTTGTTTTATACAGGGAAACCATGCAGGACAGTTCCTCCTGGGGCATGAAAACCCCTAGTCAAGTGGACTGTCTTACCACCACACTGGCTCACCGCACCAGAAAATTTGAGAGTTAATCTATGTTTCTATTGCTAAGCCGGGTACTGTTGTGGCTGCTGATTGGCACTATCGTATATTCTTTGTTCCAGCGATTTTATCCCTCTGGAACTTTTGTAGGGCGATTAATCTTAGTCGTTATCTTGGTAATCGTAGCCCTTTCATTCCTTAACCCCAGTGAACCAGCTGTGGCATCTTTGTGGAGAATGCTATCTTTTCCACTCAAGCCTCTGGGGGCCTCTGTTTTACTGATGATTTTGGCTGCTCAAAAAATTAAAGGAGGTGGAATAGAAAAACCAGGAGGATACTTGATAGGTTGGGCACTGACGATTTTGCTCTTGGCAAGTACACCAGCAGTCGCCTATTTCCTTTATCGCGCACCTCTAGCAATGACAGGTGACACATCTGTAGCATCTGCTGCACCAACATCTGGGACACTGGTGGCATTAGGGCAACCAAACACCA
The Nostoc punctiforme PCC 73102 genome window above contains:
- a CDS encoding sulfite exporter TauE/SafE family protein translates to MVDLLLISILGFLGSFGHCFGMCGPLTVAFSLSHQRKGTSPLEKPDTWRQQLKFHLLLNLGRMLSYALVGAGIGALGSVLLQSGQLAGIGSDFRHWMAILTGVMLIWFGLGQVKPDLLPRIFVLHPLLQGKLHDRLSTGMVKLSFKTKWWTPILLGMTWGLMPCGFLYAAQIKAVETGNLWMGGATMLAFGLGTLPTMLGVGISTSLVSKDKRSQLFRLGGWVTLTIGIITLLRTGDTMVDYTGHTALFCLILALIARPISGLWASPLRYRRALGVGSFVLSVVHTFHMIEHSLQWNFAAFSFMPPEFQWGMAAGAVALVLMSPAALTSWESLQKSLGKRWRQIHLLGVPALLLSAIHAVLIGSHYLGSLQSTWGNNLAAVLMGIFTLSVLLVRSRFFWSKLAVEKFYVPPTKSR
- the galE gene encoding UDP-glucose 4-epimerase GalE encodes the protein MSSGKPTILVTGGAGYIGSHTVLALKQAGYNVVILDNLVYGHRDLVEKILQVELVVGDTGDRALLDHLFKTRDIAAVMHFSAYAYVGESVTDPAKYYRNNVVGTLTLLEAMLTASVKKFVFSSTCATYGVPEFVPIPENHPQNPINPYGATKLMVERILSDFDVAYGFQSVRFRYFNAAGANPNGLLGEDHNPETHLIPLVLMTALGKRKSISIFGTDYPTPDGTCIRDYIHVNDLADAHILGLEYLLKGGDSEVFNLGNGSGFSVREVIAAAEQVTGTSIPVEEHDRRPGDPPILIGTSEKARTILGWQPQYPSIEDIVAHAWQWHQKRHK